A window of Taeniopygia guttata chromosome 14, bTaeGut7.mat, whole genome shotgun sequence contains these coding sequences:
- the SNN gene encoding stannin: MSITDHSPTTGVVTVIVILIAIAALGALILGCWCYLRLQKLSQCEDEESIVGEGETKEPFLLVQYSAKGPCVERKAKLTPNGPEVHS, translated from the coding sequence ATGTCTATCACAGATCACAGCCCCACCACTGGAGTGGTGACTGTCATCGTTATCCTGATTGCTATTGCAGCTCTGGGAGCCCTGATTCTGGGCTGCTGGTGCTACCTGCGGCTGCAGAAGCTCAGCCAGTGTGAGGATGAGGAAAGTATTGTGGGTGAGGGAGAAACCAAAGAGCCCTTTCTGCTGGTGCAGTACTCTGCTAAAGGACCCTGCGTGGAGAGGAAAGCAAAGCTAACTCCAAATGGCCCAGAAGTACACAGCTAA
- the LOC121470715 gene encoding uncharacterized protein, translating to MPEVTHIPAPSSSGQESSTQTLSHLITKSKAISTDKCNVYTYTCVRKRKSTRCHRTLQIEEGTRLILNNLRYRKLPDCHRKGRFGRNPAARTELRIGRASPAERSPAPTPSNHRRSVRHRLVTAARLQSAGRRGRALGEPRVTHGAPARPAERSAPLGTGRTRRGHKEREGAAPAQGWGTQTAPTPARVPARLTDPRPGSQHGEPARKEPSRASPDPGSLARDHHPQHPSAPTSLTAAAAAPSPPAPPPYSGGRAAPIGARAATAGGGASPPFPPFPRQRGALRPAPRGVRMESQERTTDSENYRSTESWTRRGWKRSLIPPSRTVNPAPSQSPLNHISQRHIQTPLPLKHHQEQCRHHRSGQPIPLPDYPNSRRLILKPFPLVPSGHGRRDRPPAPLQPPFRQL from the exons ATGCCAGAAGTCACCCACATACCTGCACCAagcagctctggccaggagTCCTCTACGCAGACTTTGAGTCACCTTATTACGAAG TCAAAAGCAATATCTACTGACAAGTGTAATGTTTACACCTACACTTGTGTCAGGAAAAGGAAGAGCACGAGATGCCACAGAACACTGCAGATAGAGGAAGGAACAAGACTCATTCTGAACAACTTGCGTTACCGAAAACTCCCGGATTGTCACCGTAAAGGTCGGTTTGGACGCAACCCCGCAGCACGTACCGAACTCCGCATTGGGAGAGCCTCTCCAGCCGAGAGGAGCCCGGCGCCCACCCCGAGCAACCACCGACGATCCGTGAGGCATCGCCTTGTGACTGCAGCACGGCTGCAAAGCGCCGGGAGACGGGGCCGAGCCCTGGGCGAGCCCCGAGTCACCCACGGGGCCCCCGCGAGGCCTGCGGAGCGCTCGGCACCGCTCGGAACCGGCAGGACCAGACGCGGACACAAAGAGCGAGAAGGGGCGGCCCcggcccagggctggggaactcAGACGGCCCCGACCCCAGCGCGGGTCCCTGCCCGCCTCACCGACCCCCGCCCCGGCTCACAGCACGGTGAACCCGCCCGCAAGGAACCGAGCCGCGCCTCCCCCGACCCCGGATCACTCGCCCGCGATCACCATCCGCAACACCCCAGCGCACCCACCAGCCTCACCGCGGCCGCGGCGGCTCCTtccccgcccgcgccgccgccttATAGCGGGGGCCGGGCGGCGCCAATCGGGGCCCGGGCAGCAACAgctgggggcggggcctcgccgcccttccctccctttccgCGACAGCGCGGTGCGCTCCGCCCCGCGCCGCGAGGGGTGAGGATGGAGTCACAGGAGAGAACCACCGACTCGGAGAATTATAGAAGTACGGAATCGTGGACTCGTcgaggttggaagagatctttaATACCGCCCAGTCGAACCGTCAACCCAGCACCATCACAATCACCTCTAAACCACATCAGCCAGCGGCACATCCAGACGCCTCTTCCTCTTAAACACCACCAGGAACAGTGCCGCCACCACcgctctgggcaacctattccaTTGCCTGACTACCCCAACAGCCGCCGTCTCATcttaaagccatttcctctgGTCCCCTCTGGGCACGGCAGAAGAGACCGGCCCCCAGCCCcactacaacctcctttcaggcagttgtag